A genomic segment from Microbulbifer elongatus encodes:
- a CDS encoding 3-hydroxyacyl-ACP dehydratase FabZ family protein — MIENIDVCDLIPHRDPFLLIDEVIEYLPGEALHAQRSVSDDDYWFKGHFPGFPIMPGVLVTEALAQSCAAFLALESRYSTAAQEASPAKVYVLLHSDIKFPKAVFPGALLELRVKMVSDSEAFREFRVQAVQKGKICARGTLKVSATSMEVIDQAKTEPA, encoded by the coding sequence ATGATTGAAAACATCGATGTGTGCGATCTTATACCGCATCGCGACCCGTTTTTGCTGATCGATGAAGTCATCGAGTATTTGCCGGGCGAGGCTCTACACGCGCAGCGTTCGGTAAGCGATGACGACTACTGGTTCAAGGGGCACTTTCCCGGCTTTCCGATCATGCCGGGTGTGCTCGTAACCGAAGCATTGGCGCAGTCATGTGCCGCGTTTCTCGCGCTGGAATCAAGATATTCCACGGCAGCTCAAGAAGCGTCTCCAGCAAAGGTATATGTTCTGTTGCACTCCGACATCAAGTTTCCAAAAGCGGTATTTCCCGGTGCGCTACTGGAGCTACGGGTAAAAATGGTGAGCGACAGTGAAGCATTTCGGGAATTCAGAGTCCAGGCGGTACAGAAAGGCAAAATCTGTGCACGCGGTACGCTTAAAGTTTCAGCCACCAGCATGGAGGTGATTGATCAGGCGAAAACAGAGCCCGCATAA
- a CDS encoding beta-ketoacyl-ACP synthase 3, translating into MALEIAGMGCTIPDRCVSNADLVNMMNTSEEFIIERTGVIYRHHAASGQACSDLMIPAAIQAMENAGIGPSEIDFLLVNTLSPDHHDPSQACLIQRKLGLDCVPAMDLRAQCSGFVYGLELADALLNNEKYENILIICGEVLSKRMDCSDRGRNLAILLGDGAAAAVVRKTDDSASGMLDCQLGADGNYFDLLMTKAPGSAGMRFLTPEQFEAGETEFVMNGRPMFEHASGTLIRLAKETLEHNDLTLDDIDYVICHQPNLRILDCVREELRIPKEKFLVTVHKLGNMASASLPATLALNMNRLSSGQTVLCLAYGSGATWGSLVYRVP; encoded by the coding sequence ATGGCTTTAGAGATAGCGGGAATGGGTTGCACAATACCCGATCGGTGCGTGTCGAATGCGGACCTCGTCAATATGATGAATACGTCAGAGGAGTTCATTATCGAACGCACTGGTGTCATTTATCGACATCACGCGGCAAGCGGTCAAGCATGTAGCGACTTAATGATTCCCGCCGCAATACAGGCAATGGAAAATGCTGGAATCGGCCCGTCGGAGATCGACTTTCTGCTGGTCAACACACTGTCGCCAGACCACCACGACCCATCTCAGGCCTGCTTGATCCAGCGGAAGCTGGGACTGGACTGTGTGCCGGCCATGGATCTGCGCGCCCAGTGCAGTGGTTTCGTTTACGGCCTCGAGCTGGCTGATGCACTCCTCAACAATGAAAAGTACGAGAACATCCTGATTATTTGCGGTGAAGTATTGTCCAAGCGCATGGACTGCTCCGATCGGGGAAGAAATCTTGCCATTCTTCTTGGAGATGGTGCGGCAGCGGCGGTTGTTCGCAAAACAGACGATTCAGCATCGGGAATGCTGGATTGCCAGCTGGGCGCAGACGGCAATTATTTCGACCTGCTGATGACGAAGGCCCCAGGATCCGCAGGTATGCGATTCCTGACCCCAGAGCAATTCGAGGCAGGAGAAACCGAGTTCGTCATGAACGGACGCCCAATGTTCGAACACGCGAGCGGAACCCTGATTCGGCTGGCAAAGGAAACCCTCGAACACAATGATTTGACACTGGATGACATCGACTACGTGATATGTCATCAGCCTAATCTCCGGATACTCGACTGTGTTCGCGAGGAACTTCGCATCCCAAAAGAGAAATTCCTGGTAACAGTACACAAGCTCGGCAACATGGCCTCGGCGTCCCTACCGGCGACTCTCGCTTTGAACATGAACCGCCTTTCATCTGGCCAGACGGTGCTCTGTCTTGCCTATGGGTCGGGCGCCACCTGGGGAAGCCTGGTGTATCGAGTGCCTTGA
- a CDS encoding diiron oxygenase gives MSQQATVDQSNIDRINKVTERLILSSEKKSMSTLHDHPWNLEVLEPPYLKKKERISIYGTEFWDKATPEEIQKLSQEEMITWWSAFVHLESLVVEYYMKELNNGAFDDLPLVRDYMKHFIKEELVHTLVFKKAIRYYGSDIYPMPDFLRTFYDDNAGTGQYPLMAVFLTMVIEWIADEYQRLDVDADYVHPMAKAVVQAHWKEEMRHIKWGQQMIQNLIDSDPTFKQQAQELTAVYLRQLVDQGITNIDCFEKIGFQDPAFQDHERLLDVILCSEHRQQLNDQLVMPSIHYFVKSGIYHPDYHDIWVMQGFERVINKALAKGQH, from the coding sequence ATGTCTCAGCAGGCTACCGTAGACCAATCCAATATTGACCGCATCAACAAAGTCACTGAGCGGCTCATTCTGTCCTCAGAAAAAAAGTCCATGAGCACCCTTCACGATCATCCATGGAACCTGGAAGTTCTGGAGCCGCCCTATCTGAAGAAAAAGGAGCGCATTTCCATTTATGGCACAGAGTTCTGGGACAAAGCCACACCGGAGGAGATCCAGAAACTGTCTCAAGAAGAGATGATCACCTGGTGGTCTGCCTTTGTGCACCTGGAATCCCTTGTTGTCGAGTACTACATGAAGGAACTCAACAACGGAGCCTTCGATGATCTTCCGCTGGTAAGAGACTATATGAAGCACTTCATCAAGGAAGAGCTGGTCCACACCCTCGTTTTCAAGAAAGCCATTCGGTATTACGGCAGCGATATATACCCGATGCCGGACTTTCTCAGAACCTTTTACGACGATAACGCCGGTACTGGCCAATACCCCCTGATGGCGGTTTTCCTGACCATGGTCATCGAATGGATTGCTGATGAATACCAGCGGCTTGACGTTGATGCCGATTATGTGCACCCCATGGCAAAGGCCGTAGTACAGGCCCACTGGAAAGAAGAGATGCGGCACATCAAGTGGGGTCAACAGATGATTCAGAACCTGATCGACAGTGACCCCACCTTCAAACAGCAAGCTCAGGAGTTAACCGCGGTCTATCTTCGCCAGCTGGTTGATCAAGGTATCACCAATATCGACTGCTTTGAGAAGATCGGATTTCAGGACCCGGCTTTCCAGGACCACGAACGCCTGCTCGATGTCATTCTCTGTTCTGAGCACCGACAGCAGTTAAATGATCAACTCGTCATGCCCTCTATTCACTACTTTGTGAAGTCTGGTATCTACCATCCGGACTACCACGATATCTGGGTGATGCAAGGTTTCGAGCGCGTTATCAATAAAGCATTAGCAAAGGGTCAACACTGA
- the fabG gene encoding 3-oxoacyl-ACP reductase FabG — MYSSLKDKTVIVTGGTRGIGKGIVDALCQSGAKVIFTYRSNEALARDIEGSNVEAGRHCRGVQADVSDAAQCQALVEDVLAQEGNLYALVNNAGITADQAFMTMPAENWDSVIGTNLSGSAYMTQAALKQMIHQDRAKVLFISSVSGLQASAGQANYSASKAGLVGLTKTLSHEMARFGVQVNCIAPGFIRTDMVEQMNEQAMKKLTKLIPARRVGEVSEVAKATLFLLSDHADYITGQTLVIDGGLSA, encoded by the coding sequence ATGTACAGCTCATTAAAAGATAAAACGGTCATCGTCACAGGTGGTACAAGAGGGATTGGCAAAGGAATCGTGGACGCTCTCTGCCAAAGTGGCGCAAAAGTTATATTCACCTACCGGAGCAATGAGGCATTGGCACGTGATATTGAGGGCAGTAATGTCGAAGCAGGTCGCCACTGTCGCGGCGTACAGGCAGATGTATCTGACGCGGCGCAATGCCAGGCCCTTGTAGAAGATGTGTTAGCACAGGAGGGTAATCTCTACGCGCTGGTCAACAATGCCGGCATCACCGCCGATCAGGCATTTATGACGATGCCTGCGGAAAACTGGGATAGCGTGATTGGCACCAATCTGTCAGGCAGCGCCTATATGACCCAGGCCGCTCTGAAGCAGATGATTCACCAGGATCGTGCCAAAGTGCTGTTCATTTCCTCGGTGAGTGGCCTCCAGGCGAGCGCAGGACAGGCAAACTATTCTGCCTCCAAAGCGGGGCTGGTAGGCCTGACCAAAACACTGAGCCACGAGATGGCGCGCTTTGGTGTACAGGTCAACTGTATCGCCCCGGGATTTATCCGAACGGACATGGTCGAGCAGATGAATGAGCAGGCCATGAAGAAACTCACCAAACTGATTCCCGCAAGACGCGTAGGCGAAGTGAGTGAAGTGGCCAAAGCCACACTGTTCCTGTTGTCAGATCACGCGGATTATATCACCGGACAGACACTGGTTATTGATGGCGGCTTGAGCGCCTAG
- a CDS encoding beta-ketoacyl-[acyl-carrier-protein] synthase family protein — MRRVVVTGIGVVSPLGSQIQSFWGGLMDSQSGIDTLSKLDADKYPRPLAAEVKDWDQLPQSKDQSLTTYGQAVGYSVAAGSMALTDAGLNIDPNRPNNYGVLVGTTMGNQDLVERAIDRHDLQEDQDPAIVSKADIQNFSPAKLSAETAKRLAMYGGSATLVNACAAGNYSVGVGFDRIRSGRNDVILAGGADPFSRTCYTIFHRLNASTKGPCRPFDEHRDGMVVGEGAAFLVLEELQHAKARNAKIYAEVTGYALTCDAYHATAPHPEGNGAVRAMEQALKMADIEKADIDYISAHGTGTRANDESEAIALHRVFGDTLREVPVSSIKSLIGHCMGAASGFEAVACVLALKEQALPPTANTETLDPAFPYPLDIIPNHAREAKVDHVLSNAFAFGGNVASIVMSRYE; from the coding sequence ATGCGAAGAGTAGTAGTTACGGGTATCGGGGTGGTATCACCTCTCGGCAGTCAGATTCAGTCATTCTGGGGAGGATTGATGGATAGCCAGAGTGGGATAGACACGCTGTCGAAACTGGACGCGGATAAATACCCTCGCCCTCTGGCAGCCGAAGTGAAAGACTGGGATCAGTTGCCGCAAAGCAAAGACCAGAGCCTGACTACCTATGGGCAGGCAGTGGGATATAGCGTGGCTGCGGGGAGCATGGCCCTTACGGATGCAGGTCTCAACATTGACCCGAATAGACCGAACAATTACGGGGTTCTCGTTGGTACTACTATGGGCAACCAGGATCTTGTGGAGCGCGCGATTGACCGGCACGACCTGCAAGAGGATCAGGATCCGGCCATTGTCTCCAAAGCCGATATTCAAAACTTCAGTCCCGCGAAGCTGAGTGCTGAGACCGCAAAACGACTGGCAATGTACGGCGGATCCGCAACATTAGTGAACGCCTGCGCGGCTGGAAACTACTCTGTTGGGGTGGGCTTTGATCGGATTCGCAGTGGCCGCAATGACGTTATCCTGGCTGGTGGTGCGGACCCATTCAGTCGTACCTGCTACACCATTTTCCATCGCCTCAATGCATCCACCAAAGGGCCCTGTCGTCCTTTCGACGAGCACCGCGATGGAATGGTCGTGGGTGAAGGCGCTGCGTTTTTGGTACTGGAAGAGCTGCAACATGCCAAGGCGCGCAATGCGAAAATCTACGCAGAAGTCACCGGGTACGCCCTTACCTGTGATGCCTACCACGCTACCGCACCACATCCAGAAGGGAACGGTGCAGTACGGGCGATGGAGCAGGCGCTGAAAATGGCCGATATCGAAAAAGCGGATATTGACTATATTAGTGCACATGGTACCGGAACCCGTGCGAACGATGAATCGGAAGCAATTGCACTTCATCGTGTCTTCGGCGACACCTTGCGCGAAGTTCCGGTAAGTTCAATCAAATCTCTGATTGGTCATTGTATGGGAGCCGCAAGCGGATTCGAAGCGGTTGCCTGCGTTCTGGCACTAAAGGAGCAGGCATTGCCACCCACGGCAAATACGGAAACCCTGGATCCTGCGTTCCCCTACCCGCTCGATATTATTCCTAATCACGCCCGGGAAGCGAAAGTCGATCATGTACTGAGCAATGCATTTGCCTTCGGTGGCAATGTCGCTTCCATTGTAATGAGCCGCTACGAATAA
- a CDS encoding MBL fold metallo-hydrolase — MQIPLRDDHECEQLLVLGSANVPVYVAPINDREFALFEGGISRDCDLFIEQLQARGIDLKAIRYWFISHKHYDHCGMLCYVAPLMPNVEIVASRATIESWQSASTRDVIDRLNATLGTPEIGRSCQRLDKLPVKAIDPGASFVAGNHLTVTAVATPGHSPDHTCFYDARRQRLFTGDCLGELDPVTRCWRPLIFDDAEAYLESLRALCKLPVREIVTAHHGILSPEGDENLIQNCLVHTQRCIQEIQAADCREGIVEQLHQQWHSVSAPFVPRKLHRSSMERMVDLILRLPLNSSGKHSDLKALM, encoded by the coding sequence ATGCAGATCCCACTCCGCGACGACCACGAATGTGAGCAGCTGCTGGTTCTGGGATCAGCCAATGTTCCGGTTTACGTTGCACCAATCAACGACAGAGAGTTCGCTTTATTTGAGGGAGGCATCAGTCGTGACTGTGATCTGTTCATCGAGCAGCTGCAAGCACGTGGAATAGATCTCAAGGCAATTCGCTACTGGTTTATATCCCATAAGCACTATGACCATTGCGGGATGCTTTGCTATGTCGCGCCACTTATGCCGAATGTCGAAATTGTCGCTAGCCGGGCAACCATCGAAAGTTGGCAGAGTGCGTCAACTCGAGATGTCATTGACCGATTGAATGCGACCCTGGGCACTCCGGAAATTGGGAGATCGTGCCAGCGCCTGGATAAGCTTCCTGTAAAAGCAATTGATCCCGGTGCGTCATTTGTAGCTGGCAACCATCTGACGGTTACTGCTGTGGCAACACCCGGGCACTCGCCGGATCACACTTGCTTTTACGATGCCAGAAGACAGCGACTCTTCACTGGTGACTGCCTGGGCGAGCTCGACCCTGTAACCAGATGTTGGCGCCCGCTGATATTTGACGATGCGGAAGCCTATCTGGAATCGCTCCGGGCGCTGTGTAAGTTGCCGGTCCGCGAGATAGTGACGGCGCATCACGGAATTCTCTCACCCGAGGGTGATGAAAACCTTATTCAGAATTGTCTGGTTCACACTCAGCGTTGCATCCAGGAAATTCAAGCGGCTGACTGTAGGGAGGGGATCGTCGAGCAGCTACACCAGCAGTGGCATAGCGTCAGCGCGCCATTTGTGCCAAGAAAGCTTCATCGAAGCAGTATGGAGCGGATGGTCGATCTGATCCTGCGCCTGCCTTTAAATTCATCCGGAAAACATTCTGACTTAAAAGCATTAATGTGA
- a CDS encoding outer membrane lipoprotein-sorting protein — translation MTFASLLLAALVLSPTWATAPNDDKAVAIVTESKQRDSGWVDASAKMTMTLFDKRGNSVSRELRTMMLEVADDGDKSLTIFDTPHDVKGTVFLNISRVLEPDQQWIYMPALGRIKRISSRNKSGPFLGSEFAYEDVGSFEIEKYDYRYSGMEDLHGKANHVIEYIPKYENSGYTKLKVWMDVEHLRQSKVEYYDRKGSLLKTLELSDYALYQDRYWRANTKTMINVQNKNKTVLATNQLTFGVDFDPATFHRSGMKHQK, via the coding sequence ATGACATTCGCCAGTTTGTTACTGGCAGCGCTAGTGCTAAGCCCGACCTGGGCGACAGCACCGAATGACGACAAAGCAGTGGCGATCGTCACTGAAAGCAAGCAGCGGGACAGCGGATGGGTTGACGCATCGGCAAAGATGACCATGACCCTGTTCGATAAGCGCGGTAATAGCGTTAGTCGTGAACTGCGTACCATGATGCTCGAGGTAGCGGACGATGGTGACAAAAGTCTGACAATTTTCGATACCCCCCATGACGTCAAGGGAACTGTTTTCCTGAACATATCCCGCGTCCTGGAACCCGATCAGCAGTGGATCTATATGCCGGCACTGGGACGTATTAAGCGCATTTCGTCACGAAACAAGTCCGGACCTTTCCTGGGTAGTGAGTTTGCATACGAAGATGTGGGATCCTTCGAAATCGAAAAGTACGACTATCGCTACTCTGGAATGGAAGACCTTCACGGGAAGGCGAACCACGTCATCGAGTATATTCCCAAATATGAGAATTCCGGATATACCAAGCTGAAAGTCTGGATGGATGTGGAGCACTTGCGTCAGAGCAAGGTGGAGTACTATGACCGCAAAGGCAGCCTGCTGAAAACACTGGAGTTGTCAGACTATGCGCTATACCAGGACCGTTACTGGCGCGCGAATACCAAAACCATGATCAACGTACAGAACAAAAACAAAACCGTACTCGCCACCAATCAGTTGACGTTCGGAGTAGATTTCGACCCTGCGACTTTTCACCGCAGCGGCATGAAGCACCAGAAATAA
- a CDS encoding efflux RND transporter permease subunit: protein MDSAIKKYRYMLLAVLALIAIGLTAGIPNLSFNTDYHAFYDDGNPELRAFDTIQDRFVKSDTVMIMVSPEDGQVFTPSTISAIHALTETSWQIPYSTRVDSITNFQFSEAEADDLTVRDLVPSDQPLSSRFLKEANQDALAQTELVGRLLSSDSAHTALYITISFPDERTPGQPKEVMEAVRKMISSIESDHPDLAIRVSGVVPMDYAFAEVSMRDGETLITGALLLMLVILYALFRSVAAVLATTSIILGAVLMALGTAGWIGIQLTPPSASAPLMILTIAIADCIHFISSYQYKLQTTRIKWKAIRYAYSNNWMPILLTSVTSAIGFVGMNFSDSPPFRDLGNITALGIVFAGVLSLTVLPALLWFLPPVTGQGITLRSADRLLNRLAATVTARPLVIAAVGLCVVVALIAQLPKNRIDDTFLHYFDNSIQFRADSDEIERRLTGLYFIDYAIDSESENGVYDPSYLKKVEDFVDWLNVQPEVTHVSSLVSTVKRLNKNLHGDDPLHARLPDTEQEIAQYIFLYEMSLPYGLDLKNQMSLDKSSLRVSATLSTIPTQQVLAFEKRAKNWWDQHEGVSVLAGSPTLMFAHISLRNIQSMLTGTALALIGISMLMLLMMRSLKYGMISLLPNLAPALMAFGLWGLAVGEVGLAVSVVAAMSLGIVVDDTIHFLYRCLRHQRAGTDINQAVSMSIRHVGRAIVSTSLILAGGFGILALSHFKVNSEMGLLTAVCILIALVLDLVLLPALLVLTFRKKPDASTVPAQAQPQSA, encoded by the coding sequence ATGGACAGTGCAATCAAGAAATACCGCTATATGTTGCTCGCCGTACTGGCGCTCATTGCAATTGGACTGACAGCGGGTATACCCAACCTGAGCTTCAATACCGACTATCACGCTTTCTACGATGATGGGAATCCCGAACTCAGGGCGTTTGACACCATTCAGGACCGGTTTGTGAAGAGTGATACCGTCATGATCATGGTGTCACCTGAAGATGGTCAGGTGTTCACCCCATCGACCATCTCCGCAATCCATGCACTGACTGAAACCTCATGGCAGATACCCTACTCCACGCGAGTAGACTCCATCACCAACTTTCAATTTAGTGAAGCCGAGGCCGATGACCTCACGGTACGCGATCTGGTTCCTTCCGATCAGCCTCTTTCATCAAGATTTCTGAAAGAGGCCAATCAGGATGCCCTTGCACAGACGGAACTTGTGGGGCGCCTTCTCTCCAGCGACAGTGCCCATACGGCGCTGTACATCACTATCAGCTTTCCCGACGAGCGAACACCGGGTCAGCCTAAAGAAGTGATGGAAGCTGTAAGAAAGATGATCTCCAGCATCGAATCCGATCACCCGGATCTGGCAATCCGTGTCAGTGGTGTGGTGCCGATGGACTATGCATTCGCAGAGGTTTCCATGCGGGATGGGGAAACTCTGATCACGGGGGCACTGCTGTTGATGCTGGTTATCCTGTATGCACTGTTTCGCTCTGTGGCCGCGGTTCTGGCAACGACCAGTATCATCCTCGGGGCTGTCCTGATGGCCTTGGGCACCGCAGGCTGGATCGGTATACAGCTTACGCCACCTTCTGCCTCCGCACCGTTGATGATACTAACGATCGCGATTGCGGACTGCATACACTTTATCTCTTCCTATCAGTACAAGCTACAGACTACCCGAATCAAGTGGAAGGCAATCCGCTATGCGTACAGCAACAACTGGATGCCGATCCTACTGACTTCGGTTACATCTGCTATTGGCTTTGTGGGGATGAACTTCAGTGATTCCCCACCTTTCCGGGACCTCGGCAACATTACCGCGCTGGGTATTGTTTTCGCGGGGGTACTCTCCCTGACCGTGCTTCCCGCACTTCTCTGGTTCCTGCCGCCTGTCACCGGGCAAGGAATCACTCTGCGCAGTGCGGACAGGCTGTTGAACCGTCTGGCAGCAACAGTGACGGCAAGGCCTCTCGTAATTGCAGCGGTCGGCCTGTGTGTTGTCGTCGCCCTTATCGCACAGCTGCCGAAGAACCGGATCGACGACACATTTCTGCATTACTTTGACAATAGCATCCAGTTTCGCGCGGACAGTGACGAAATTGAAAGGAGGCTCACCGGCCTCTATTTTATCGACTACGCCATCGACTCTGAATCGGAAAACGGGGTCTATGACCCCAGCTACCTGAAGAAAGTGGAAGATTTCGTGGACTGGCTGAATGTGCAGCCGGAAGTAACCCACGTAAGCTCTCTTGTCAGTACAGTAAAGCGCCTGAACAAAAACCTGCATGGTGATGACCCGCTGCACGCGCGCCTGCCAGACACCGAACAGGAAATCGCACAGTACATCTTTCTGTACGAGATGTCCCTACCCTACGGGTTGGATCTGAAGAACCAGATGAGCCTGGACAAATCGTCCCTGCGAGTCTCCGCAACCCTGTCAACCATACCCACGCAGCAGGTTCTTGCATTTGAGAAACGTGCAAAAAACTGGTGGGACCAACATGAGGGGGTCTCTGTACTGGCCGGTAGCCCAACCCTGATGTTTGCGCATATCAGCCTGAGAAACATCCAATCAATGCTCACCGGAACGGCACTCGCACTGATCGGGATATCGATGCTGATGCTGTTGATGATGCGCTCACTCAAGTACGGCATGATCAGTCTGTTACCGAATCTAGCCCCCGCACTCATGGCCTTTGGTCTCTGGGGACTCGCGGTCGGTGAGGTGGGGCTGGCGGTCTCCGTAGTGGCGGCCATGAGTCTCGGTATCGTCGTCGATGACACTATCCACTTTCTTTATCGATGTTTGCGCCACCAGCGCGCGGGCACTGATATCAATCAGGCAGTGTCCATGAGTATTCGCCACGTAGGTCGCGCCATTGTCAGTACCAGCCTGATCCTGGCGGGCGGCTTCGGAATACTGGCTCTGTCACACTTCAAAGTGAACTCCGAAATGGGCCTGTTGACGGCGGTGTGCATCCTGATCGCTCTGGTCCTCGACCTTGTACTGCTTCCCGCATTACTTGTCCTGACATTTCGCAAGAAGCCCGACGCCTCAACGGTGCCCGCGCAAGCCCAGCCTCAATCGGCCTAA
- a CDS encoding SCP2 sterol-binding domain-containing protein: MSQRLNSIEEVIHSMDARFQPDASKGVDAKYQWIINGENGKEFCIHVNNGAFSILDGRKENPDVTFETDEHSYLRLVNNELKGMTAILTRKLLVKGNIYLASKMDNIFK, encoded by the coding sequence ATGTCTCAACGGCTAAATTCGATCGAAGAAGTCATCCACTCTATGGATGCGCGCTTCCAACCCGACGCAAGCAAAGGCGTGGATGCAAAGTATCAATGGATTATCAACGGCGAAAATGGCAAAGAGTTCTGTATCCATGTCAACAATGGTGCTTTCTCCATTCTTGATGGCCGCAAAGAAAACCCGGATGTCACTTTTGAGACTGACGAGCACTCCTATCTGCGGCTTGTAAATAACGAATTGAAAGGAATGACAGCGATATTGACCCGTAAACTGCTGGTGAAGGGCAATATCTATCTCGCCAGTAAAATGGACAATATTTTCAAATAA
- a CDS encoding beta-ketoacyl synthase N-terminal-like domain-containing protein produces the protein MTFAIEQITVKFPESIAADSYYDAIKSQALTGTFSNYDADKSIGKSRHLSAATKLFSSTAHRLLADTEAKIALETDPGAIGIFFAGENINLEDDFAFDMCARNHGPDYVSPLHAPNTLSNVVASHFARFAGIQGPNCTVSSGQSGLAHTLDLAFLSIENESINRGIVGAVEVYSPYHQTLTPTPREVACGFVVRRCQESDLVRIHIPTLFTNPTPDVNNAVAAINQAVNGQNLPNGLDCLVITASSGFYGASKALAAAMYASNSAQYVIDGEAWLGQAGECANSFLFAGWANELLSQNLQVPEEAGPFLYGEPVTAPSTIGILACDDDGQHSLVVFQKQ, from the coding sequence ATGACGTTTGCCATAGAACAAATTACCGTTAAATTTCCAGAGTCCATTGCCGCTGACTCATACTATGACGCCATCAAATCACAGGCGCTGACGGGCACCTTTTCCAACTACGATGCGGACAAAAGCATTGGGAAAAGTCGCCACCTGAGTGCAGCCACAAAATTATTCAGCTCTACCGCCCACAGGCTTCTAGCCGACACAGAGGCAAAAATTGCACTGGAGACGGATCCGGGTGCCATTGGCATTTTCTTCGCCGGCGAAAACATTAATCTGGAGGATGATTTCGCATTTGATATGTGTGCGCGGAATCACGGACCGGATTACGTGAGCCCCCTGCACGCCCCAAACACCCTGTCAAACGTGGTCGCCAGTCATTTTGCGCGTTTCGCAGGAATTCAGGGTCCCAATTGTACTGTCTCCTCCGGTCAATCCGGTCTTGCACATACGCTGGATCTCGCTTTTCTGAGCATTGAGAACGAGTCCATCAACAGGGGCATCGTAGGTGCAGTGGAGGTGTACTCGCCTTATCATCAAACGCTCACCCCAACGCCAAGAGAGGTGGCATGTGGTTTCGTGGTCCGTCGCTGTCAGGAAAGTGACCTGGTGCGCATCCATATTCCAACCCTTTTCACCAATCCGACGCCAGACGTAAATAACGCGGTGGCAGCAATCAATCAGGCGGTTAACGGACAGAACCTCCCTAATGGCCTTGATTGCCTCGTGATTACGGCTTCATCCGGATTCTACGGCGCCAGTAAAGCATTAGCGGCGGCGATGTACGCGAGCAACAGTGCGCAGTATGTGATCGATGGTGAGGCATGGCTCGGCCAGGCGGGCGAATGTGCCAACTCGTTTCTCTTCGCCGGGTGGGCGAATGAACTATTGTCGCAGAACCTGCAGGTTCCAGAAGAGGCAGGACCGTTCCTGTATGGGGAGCCGGTAACAGCGCCTTCGACCATTGGCATCCTGGCGTGTGATGATGACGGACAACACAGCCTTGTGGTTTTTCAGAAGCAGTAG